From a region of the Microbacterium sp. nov. GSS16 genome:
- a CDS encoding NUDIX hydrolase — MSTVIFSLRTWDEGDRLMLPLVRRTREPHLGSWALPGGWLDPREDLDAAASRTLAETTALQPSYLEQLYTFGDVGRSPSRTISIVYWALLRSDLVDAQRARAGAPENVEWFDVDALPALAFDHNRIAEYALWRLRNKVAYSRIAAGLLPDEFTLTELREVYEAVLGQRLDPSNFRRLLEGSDELVPTESFRTGKHRPARLYRYVAHA; from the coding sequence GTGTCGACCGTCATCTTCTCGCTGCGCACCTGGGACGAAGGCGACCGGCTCATGCTGCCGCTCGTGCGGCGCACGCGCGAGCCGCATCTCGGGTCGTGGGCGCTGCCCGGCGGGTGGCTGGATCCGAGGGAGGATCTGGATGCCGCGGCATCCCGCACCCTCGCCGAGACGACCGCCCTGCAGCCGAGCTATCTCGAGCAGCTGTACACGTTCGGCGACGTCGGCCGCTCCCCCTCGCGCACCATCTCGATCGTCTACTGGGCACTGCTGCGCTCCGACCTCGTCGACGCGCAGCGCGCCCGGGCGGGGGCGCCGGAGAACGTCGAGTGGTTCGACGTCGACGCTCTGCCGGCGCTCGCCTTCGACCACAACCGCATCGCGGAGTACGCGCTGTGGCGTCTGCGCAACAAGGTCGCCTACAGTCGCATCGCCGCGGGCCTGCTTCCCGACGAGTTCACCCTCACCGAGCTGCGCGAGGTCTACGAGGCCGTGCTCGGACAGCGCCTGGACCCGTCGAACTTCCGCCGTCTGCTCGAGGGGTCGGACGAGCTCGTGCCGACCGAATCCTTCCGCACCGGCAAGCACCGCCCCGCCCGCCTGTACCGCTACGTCGCGCACGCCTGA
- the nadA gene encoding quinolinate synthase NadA, protein MSPLPALDPSVDHALQAIVSGASLDPTCSTDLAAGPWDFDSRPGYGPGSSMGDVIPVGAPRQGELPAAYREAGEKELDGRIRAAKHALGDRVVVLGHFYQREEVVRHADYVGDSFQLANAALEHPDAEAIVFCGVHFMAETADLLSGPDQAVILPNLAAGCSMADMADIDQVEDCWEQLADVLGPLDQPDAEGLLPVIPVTYMNSSAAIKGFVGRHGGIVCTSSNAATVLEWAFARGRRVLFFPDQHLGRNTAKAMGVPLERMPMWNPRRPLGGSSADELRDGRVMLWHGFCSVHRRFTVDQIDRARAEHPDVRVIVHPECPVEVVDAADEAGSTDYIRKAIAGASEPTTFAIGTEINLVRRLAAQHPQHEIFCLDPVVCPCSTMYRIHPGYLAWVLEELVAGRVQNRIRVADDVAEPARVALERMLAARPR, encoded by the coding sequence ATGTCCCCCCTCCCCGCGCTCGACCCGTCCGTCGACCACGCACTGCAGGCGATCGTCTCAGGCGCCTCGCTCGATCCGACCTGCAGCACGGATCTCGCCGCCGGCCCCTGGGACTTCGACTCCCGCCCCGGGTACGGTCCGGGTTCGTCGATGGGAGACGTCATCCCGGTCGGAGCCCCGCGTCAGGGTGAGCTGCCAGCCGCCTACCGCGAAGCCGGCGAAAAGGAGCTCGACGGCCGCATCCGCGCGGCGAAGCACGCCCTCGGCGATCGCGTCGTGGTGCTCGGCCACTTCTACCAGCGCGAGGAGGTCGTGCGGCACGCCGACTACGTGGGCGACTCGTTCCAGCTCGCGAACGCCGCGCTCGAGCATCCGGATGCCGAGGCGATCGTCTTCTGCGGGGTGCACTTCATGGCCGAGACCGCCGACCTGCTCTCCGGCCCCGACCAGGCGGTGATCCTGCCCAATCTCGCAGCCGGCTGCTCGATGGCCGACATGGCCGACATCGATCAGGTCGAGGACTGCTGGGAGCAGCTCGCCGACGTGCTGGGCCCGCTCGATCAGCCGGATGCCGAGGGACTGCTGCCCGTGATCCCGGTGACGTACATGAACTCCTCCGCTGCCATCAAGGGATTCGTCGGCAGGCACGGCGGCATCGTGTGCACCTCGTCGAACGCCGCGACGGTGCTGGAGTGGGCGTTCGCCCGCGGGCGGCGCGTGCTCTTCTTCCCCGATCAGCATCTCGGGCGCAACACCGCGAAGGCGATGGGGGTGCCGTTGGAGCGGATGCCGATGTGGAACCCCCGCCGGCCTCTGGGCGGATCCAGCGCCGACGAGCTGCGCGACGGTCGAGTCATGCTCTGGCACGGCTTCTGCTCGGTGCACCGCCGGTTCACCGTCGACCAGATCGATCGGGCGCGCGCCGAGCATCCCGACGTTCGCGTCATCGTGCATCCGGAATGCCCGGTCGAGGTCGTCGACGCCGCAGATGAGGCGGGATCGACCGACTACATCCGCAAGGCGATCGCCGGTGCGAGCGAGCCGACGACCTTCGCGATCGGCACCGAGATCAACCTCGTGCGGCGCCTTGCGGCCCAGCATCCGCAGCACGAGATCTTCTGTCTCGACCCGGTCGTCTGCCCTTGCTCGACGATGTACCGCATCCACCCCGGCTACCTCGCCTGGGTGCTGGAGGAGCTCGTGGCCGGACGGGTGCAGAACCGCATCCGCGTGGCCGACGACGTCGCCGAGCCCGCCAGGGTTGCGCTCGAGCGGATGCTGGCGGCGCGACCGCGATGA
- the nadB gene encoding L-aspartate oxidase, with protein MNVIVIGGGIAGLTAALRADALGHRVTLLVKGALGDGCTARAQGGIAGAYGPGDSPALHALDTLQAGDGHGDALAITALVDGAAAAIDELIAAGVAFDRFADGLLARGLEAAHSRPRIAHAGGDATGAAISAALVRRLRASSVEVREGAFVADLLIVRGRVRGVRSLDGVETHADGVILATGGAGQLYAHTTNPPGVTGDGIALALRAGAAVADLEFVQFHPTVLAGGAPFLISEAVRGAGAVLRDAGGHRFMLDEHPDAELAPRDVVARAVARRAAAQAGPVMLDATALGAETLAERFPTIGAELRRRGIDWSRRPVPVTPAAHYLMGGVATDIDGRTTLPGLWAVGETACTGVHGANRLASNSLLEGAVFGARAAESLTRHPLRYEFVPPETPEGDANSSGREQRVVVGSGGQDADIVERRTLQQLMWEQVGLMRTEEGLRDAVARLHAWSPPSATSPTAQEDADLLTVARAVASAALARTRSLGAHFIVSPALIGAA; from the coding sequence ATGAACGTGATCGTGATCGGCGGCGGCATCGCGGGTCTCACCGCCGCCCTGCGGGCCGACGCGCTGGGTCACCGCGTGACCCTGCTGGTCAAGGGCGCGCTCGGTGACGGCTGCACCGCGCGAGCGCAGGGCGGGATCGCCGGGGCGTACGGACCCGGCGACTCCCCCGCGCTGCACGCGCTGGACACGCTGCAGGCCGGCGACGGCCACGGCGACGCCCTCGCGATCACCGCGCTGGTCGACGGCGCCGCAGCCGCGATCGACGAGCTGATCGCCGCCGGCGTGGCCTTCGACCGCTTCGCGGACGGACTGCTCGCGCGCGGCCTCGAAGCCGCGCACAGCCGGCCGAGGATCGCGCACGCCGGCGGTGACGCCACGGGCGCTGCGATCTCGGCGGCCCTGGTGCGCCGACTGCGGGCGTCCTCGGTCGAGGTGCGCGAGGGGGCCTTCGTCGCAGACCTGCTCATCGTCAGAGGCCGGGTGCGCGGCGTCCGGTCGCTCGACGGCGTCGAGACGCACGCCGACGGCGTGATCCTGGCGACTGGCGGCGCCGGCCAGCTGTACGCGCACACCACCAACCCTCCCGGCGTCACGGGCGACGGGATCGCCCTCGCGCTGCGAGCGGGCGCTGCGGTCGCCGATCTCGAGTTCGTGCAGTTCCATCCGACCGTTCTCGCCGGCGGCGCGCCGTTCCTCATCTCCGAGGCGGTCCGCGGGGCGGGCGCCGTGCTACGAGATGCCGGCGGGCACCGTTTCATGCTCGACGAGCACCCGGATGCGGAGCTCGCCCCACGAGACGTCGTGGCACGGGCAGTCGCCCGTCGCGCCGCAGCACAGGCGGGGCCGGTGATGCTGGATGCCACGGCGCTCGGCGCCGAGACCCTGGCCGAGCGATTCCCCACCATCGGCGCCGAACTGCGACGTCGCGGGATCGACTGGTCGCGACGACCCGTGCCGGTGACCCCCGCTGCGCACTACCTGATGGGCGGGGTCGCCACAGACATCGACGGCCGCACGACTCTGCCCGGCCTGTGGGCTGTCGGCGAGACCGCATGCACCGGCGTGCACGGCGCGAACCGACTGGCATCCAACTCCCTCCTGGAGGGCGCCGTCTTCGGCGCTCGCGCAGCCGAATCCCTGACCCGCCATCCGCTCCGGTATGAGTTCGTGCCACCTGAGACCCCCGAGGGCGACGCGAACTCATCCGGGCGGGAGCAGCGGGTGGTCGTGGGCAGCGGCGGACAGGACGCGGACATCGTCGAGCGGAGGACCCTGCAGCAGCTGATGTGGGAGCAGGTCGGACTGATGCGCACCGAGGAGGGCCTGCGCGATGCGGTCGCCCGCCTGCACGCGTGGTCGCCGCCATCGGCGACGTCGCCGACGGCCCAGGAGGACGCCGATCTGCTCACCGTGGCGCGAGCCGTGGCATCCGCCGCTCTCGCCCGCACCCGCTCGCTCGGCGCCCACTTCATCGTCTCCCCCGCCCTGATCGGAGCCGCATGA
- the nadC gene encoding carboxylating nicotinate-nucleotide diphosphorylase has translation MITPATLRRTVSAALEEDAPWGDLTSTALLPASARATADLVAREPGVFSGGEVFTAAFTLTDADAVVDLHVADGDRFATGDVLASVSGAARALLTAERVALNFTQRMSGIATLTAAYVDAVDGTGVRIADTRKTTPGLREFERHAVVSGGGSNHRRTLSDAVMAKDNHLAVLRQSGRDLATALREALGRLPHTTHVVVEVDRLDQIPAVLKGGAHTVLLDNFSLADLRAAVALIGGRATAEASGGVNLDTVRRIAETGVQVISVGALTHSARALDLGLDLRVG, from the coding sequence ATGATCACCCCGGCAACCCTGCGTCGTACCGTGTCGGCGGCTCTGGAGGAGGATGCCCCGTGGGGCGATCTCACCAGCACCGCGCTGCTGCCCGCCTCCGCCCGCGCGACGGCGGATCTCGTCGCCCGCGAGCCCGGCGTCTTCAGCGGCGGCGAGGTGTTCACGGCGGCCTTCACGCTCACCGACGCCGACGCGGTGGTCGACCTCCACGTCGCCGACGGCGACCGCTTCGCGACGGGTGATGTGCTCGCGTCGGTGAGCGGCGCCGCACGCGCCCTGCTGACGGCCGAGCGGGTCGCGCTGAACTTCACGCAGCGGATGAGCGGCATCGCTACGCTCACGGCTGCCTACGTCGACGCGGTCGACGGCACAGGTGTGCGCATCGCCGACACCCGCAAGACGACGCCTGGGCTGCGCGAGTTCGAACGCCATGCGGTCGTCTCGGGCGGCGGCAGCAATCACCGGCGCACGCTGTCGGACGCCGTGATGGCGAAGGACAACCACCTCGCCGTGCTGCGTCAGAGCGGGCGGGATCTCGCCACGGCGCTGCGTGAGGCGCTCGGCCGCCTGCCGCACACCACGCACGTCGTGGTGGAGGTCGACCGGCTCGATCAGATCCCGGCTGTGCTCAAGGGCGGCGCGCACACCGTGCTGCTCGACAATTTCAGCCTCGCCGATCTTCGGGCGGCCGTCGCCCTGATCGGCGGCCGGGCGACAGCGGAGGCGTCCGGCGGTGTGAACCTCGACACCGTGCGGCGCATCGCCGAGACCGGCGTGCAGGTGATCTCGGTCGGTGCACTCACCCATTCCGCGCGGGCGCTGGATCTCGGGCTCGATCTGCGGGTCGGCTGA
- a CDS encoding cysteine desulfurase family protein: MLYLDHAATSPVRPEVLEAMQPYLTGAYGNPSSHHSVGEAAARALEWARGRVAAALGRRASEVIFTSGGTEANNLAVKGVVLGSAHEPPARRRLITTPIEHASILQSAEYLRRLHDVEVTLLPVDAHGVVAVDDLRAALDRGDTALVSVGHANNEIGTMQDAAALISAAGEHDVPVHLDAVQTAGWVDLRDLGADCISIAGHKLGAPKGVGAVAVRARVPLEPLLHGGGQERGRRSGTENVAGAVALAVALDLAEAERARSTAAVAAQTTEFIAAVRSAVPQAALTGCARHRLPNLASFTFAGTSGEAVLLELERRGVVSSSGSACAAGSDEPSPVLLAIGIPATVAQTSVRFTFPRAPLPAGSARRLAQLVAAAVAAVSS; this comes from the coding sequence ATGCTCTACCTCGACCACGCCGCCACATCCCCGGTGCGACCCGAGGTGCTCGAGGCGATGCAGCCCTATCTCACCGGCGCGTACGGCAACCCGTCGAGCCACCACTCGGTGGGTGAGGCGGCCGCGCGGGCGCTTGAGTGGGCGCGCGGGCGGGTCGCCGCGGCGCTGGGCAGACGAGCGAGCGAGGTCATCTTCACCTCCGGAGGCACCGAGGCGAACAATCTCGCTGTGAAAGGCGTCGTGCTCGGCTCGGCTCACGAGCCGCCCGCGCGACGACGACTGATCACCACCCCGATCGAGCACGCGTCGATCCTGCAGTCGGCCGAGTATCTGCGGCGGCTGCACGACGTCGAGGTGACGCTGCTGCCCGTCGACGCGCACGGAGTCGTGGCGGTCGACGATCTGCGGGCGGCGCTGGACAGGGGCGACACAGCCCTGGTGAGCGTCGGCCATGCGAACAACGAGATCGGCACCATGCAGGACGCCGCCGCGCTGATCTCTGCAGCGGGCGAGCACGACGTGCCCGTGCACCTCGACGCGGTGCAGACAGCCGGGTGGGTGGACCTGCGCGACCTCGGCGCTGACTGCATCTCGATCGCAGGCCACAAGCTCGGCGCCCCGAAGGGCGTCGGCGCCGTCGCCGTGCGCGCGCGTGTGCCCCTCGAGCCGCTGCTGCACGGCGGAGGTCAGGAGCGAGGGCGGCGCAGCGGAACAGAGAACGTCGCCGGCGCGGTCGCGCTGGCGGTTGCCCTCGACCTCGCCGAGGCCGAGCGGGCGCGCAGCACCGCGGCCGTGGCCGCGCAGACCACGGAGTTCATCGCCGCGGTTCGCTCTGCCGTGCCGCAGGCCGCGCTGACCGGCTGCGCACGACACCGCCTGCCGAATCTCGCGAGCTTCACGTTCGCCGGCACGAGCGGCGAAGCCGTGCTTCTCGAGCTCGAGCGTCGCGGTGTGGTCTCATCCAGCGGGTCGGCCTGCGCCGCAGGCAGTGACGAACCCTCCCCCGTTCTTCTGGCGATCGGCATCCCGGCGACCGTCGCCCAGACCTCTGTGCGCTTCACCTTCCCCCGCGCGCCCCTGCCGGCAGGTTCCGCCCGGCGTCTCGCACAGCTGGTCGCCGCCGCTGTCGCCGCGGTCTCATCCTGA
- a CDS encoding glycosyltransferase family 2 protein, giving the protein MNPLATIIVPGRDIATFAPAAIASLQRQTESRWRALLIDDGSHDDTPAVFADAAARDRRFEGLRHDEARGLGAARNIGLDRVDTPFVGFLDADDELTPHAVATWLATLDESGSDFVAAAYVRSRLVDGAYRAGRVQPWVAAATAPRRLGVTLAEHPDASANIVAWSKLSRSSLWERLRFPENVAYEDQVIAQRMYTEARAFDVIPDVAVLWRVRADGTSITQGKAQLPVLHDYLAALLGGIDVLVAAHQPDAVRARIALIRAMDLPSLHAIAAEHPDPAYAAALDAFETTLRALPEYGDAIPDPTMMEALAW; this is encoded by the coding sequence GTGAATCCGCTCGCGACGATCATCGTGCCCGGCCGCGATATCGCCACCTTCGCCCCGGCCGCCATCGCGTCTCTGCAGCGGCAGACCGAGAGCCGCTGGCGCGCGCTGCTGATCGACGACGGCTCGCACGACGACACCCCGGCCGTGTTCGCCGACGCGGCGGCTCGCGATCGGCGCTTCGAGGGGCTCCGCCACGACGAGGCGCGTGGTCTGGGGGCGGCGCGCAACATCGGCCTCGATCGCGTCGATACGCCCTTCGTCGGCTTCCTCGACGCCGACGATGAGCTGACTCCGCACGCAGTCGCGACCTGGCTGGCGACGCTCGACGAGTCAGGCAGCGATTTCGTGGCGGCCGCCTACGTGCGCTCCCGGCTCGTCGACGGCGCCTATCGCGCGGGCCGCGTGCAGCCGTGGGTCGCGGCAGCCACCGCCCCGCGAAGGCTGGGAGTGACGCTCGCCGAGCACCCCGATGCCTCGGCCAACATCGTCGCGTGGTCGAAGCTCAGCCGCTCCTCCCTCTGGGAGCGACTGCGCTTCCCCGAGAACGTCGCGTACGAGGATCAGGTCATCGCGCAGCGCATGTACACCGAGGCGCGCGCCTTCGACGTCATCCCCGACGTCGCCGTGCTCTGGCGCGTGCGTGCCGACGGCACCTCGATCACACAGGGCAAGGCGCAGCTGCCCGTGCTCCACGACTACCTCGCGGCTCTTCTCGGCGGCATCGACGTGCTCGTCGCGGCGCATCAGCCCGACGCTGTCCGCGCTCGCATCGCACTCATCCGCGCAATGGACCTCCCCTCGCTGCACGCGATAGCCGCCGAGCATCCAGACCCGGCCTATGCCGCCGCTCTCGACGCCTTCGAGACGACGCTCCGAGCCCTGCCCGAGTACGGCGACGCGATACCCGACCCGACGATGATGGAGGCGCTGGCATGGTGA
- a CDS encoding SDR family NAD(P)-dependent oxidoreductase, which translates to MVNLDDLFSLNGLTAVVTGGSSGIGRAIATALAGAGASVAVVARGGERIDAAVREISESGGRAAGVVGDLSTREGILAAADAAAEPFGEPDILVNSAGINLRAPMNDIEMDVWDATMTVNLEAPFLLSRRYTPGMLERGFGRLIHISSQQAHRAFVTSGVYGVSKGGLESLTRSQAEAWSSQGVTANTLVPGFVLTPLNARLQEDQEKVQQLAARTMVGRNGVPDDFAGIAVFLAGRSSGYITGQSLFVDGGLSVH; encoded by the coding sequence ATGGTGAACCTCGACGACCTCTTCTCTCTGAACGGCCTCACCGCGGTCGTCACCGGCGGATCGTCCGGCATCGGCCGGGCGATCGCGACGGCTCTCGCCGGCGCGGGCGCGTCGGTCGCGGTCGTGGCACGAGGCGGCGAGCGCATCGATGCGGCCGTGCGCGAGATATCCGAATCCGGAGGGCGCGCTGCCGGAGTCGTCGGCGACCTCAGCACCCGTGAGGGCATCCTCGCCGCCGCGGATGCTGCCGCGGAGCCCTTCGGCGAGCCGGACATCCTCGTGAACTCGGCGGGCATCAACCTGCGTGCCCCGATGAACGACATCGAGATGGACGTCTGGGATGCCACGATGACCGTCAATCTCGAGGCGCCCTTCCTGCTGAGTCGTCGCTACACCCCGGGCATGCTCGAGCGCGGCTTCGGCCGGCTGATCCACATCAGCTCCCAGCAGGCCCACCGCGCCTTCGTGACCAGCGGGGTCTATGGCGTCTCGAAGGGCGGGCTCGAGTCGCTCACCCGGTCTCAGGCCGAGGCGTGGTCGTCTCAGGGGGTCACGGCGAACACCCTGGTGCCCGGCTTCGTGCTCACTCCGCTGAACGCACGCTTGCAGGAAGACCAGGAGAAGGTGCAGCAGCTGGCCGCGCGCACCATGGTCGGCCGCAACGGTGTGCCGGACGACTTCGCGGGCATCGCAGTGTTCCTCGCCGGACGCTCGTCGGGATACATCACCGGGCAGTCGCTGTTCGTCGACGGCGGCCTCTCGGTGCACTGA